A region of the Dermacentor albipictus isolate Rhodes 1998 colony chromosome 4, USDA_Dalb.pri_finalv2, whole genome shotgun sequence genome:
ttttcaccagcagtagaaatttttttattaataatcgtgcaatataggatgatgctatgatgtgtgatatgatcccgagttgaaaagcgccacttttttgtgtgaatttggcacctagaattcaaaactcaatatctgtacccaatacgcaacggcaaagcagcaaagtaattaaacattaaacaagtCCAGGCATCCAGTGCACAGCGCCAGCTGTTGAATAACAACATTGCACAAGCATCGACTGTATAGATGTAGCATAGTATGTGCACGGCAGGCGTAGTGGCGGCCtccagcaaagaacacagccatggaGCGACGCGCCCGTATGAGCCCTCGCCGGCAATTCTATCGCGTAAATTGATATATCCCGTCACGGCACAGGCATCGTTTTCTGGCCGCCGAGGTACCGGCGCCActggtactcacctgctccggccgccgaggttcaagtgacggcgtatccagtaatctgaatcaaagaaggacactgttaccgccaagcagtacgctaactataaactataaagcgtttcttatactctgaccggcagttcatgcggcgttgacccgtagtgccgttggaagctcaCCACACGCTTTTAATACCACAAACGAGCCGCAGACATTTCACGCCCGTAGATCAAAGTCGACGGGCGCAGGCTCTACATGCTACACGCCGCAGTCGCACACTCCCTGCACAATCAGCGGCGTGGgcgcgaagagacacagacgatagCACGGAGCGTACTGGCAAATCTGCACAATGCGCGCTTAGTGAGCGACCTACTGCACACAATCGCACGAGCTAGAGGACTGGCGCCGCGTACGCGCCAGCTAGcagataccgcgcacaaagaagcgCCGCCGGTTCTCGCTCAAATCATTGctgtacaaacactcacacacgcgcaccgcagTAAACCCTTAACGAGCCGCCACATTTTCAGGCGGCGGTTAGGCGGCGAAGCTTAGCTCACctcgcactgcacataactattaTGGTAGTGGCTTGCGCTTCGGGGAACATGTCGAATGCTCACATCCACCCTATTAAAGACGCGGCACAGTCCCTCATCATGTAAAATTCTAATGTTTAGGTACACTCGCTTGACCCTAAACACTCAATATAGGGGCgcgagaacgaactttgagagcgaccggcgagcagccgagcggcggtgaaactgaaactttattgtacgtgacttccacgccgaggaggccggcgccgcgaacataaacatccgctcgttgtgcagacgctcacggcggcggcggcggcggaatcggatccactacactCAAGTCACCTCGATTACGACAGAGCTCGAAGAAACACAGTGATCGCGCAAAATGGTTCTAGACGGCCAACTGTCGCGCCATGTTGTACTGAGACCTTCAATAAGTCATATCAGCGCGTCTCCTCCCTTAGAACATATGCACACTGATAGAACGTGTAATAATCGTTCAAAGTCACTTACCGTGGAGTCTTGAGGGTTCAAAGCAGTGTGAAACATCAACCACGGTAGAAGAATGCGCAGCCGCTGACAAATGGCTGCTCGATCGCAGCTTTCAACGCGCGCGCTCGAGCGCTCCGAAGGCTTGTGTTCCTCCGCGCGTAGTTCCGACTGTCGGCGTCCTCTGCAGCACCAAGGCGCGGCCACtccgaacagaaaaacagcgccgacacacattgcgcgggatatttcgaatctgactgcagaaataatcttactgaaattgtcgctgcggctgcctgccttgttggtcacggctgagttattcttttctctatttggctcgtctcagatatgggtgtatttcaacactcccactttcccgtacgccaccgttattccttggaaacccccattttacaaccgcaatggcccttcaaatggggccgggggtataataatggttctagcttattttacttcttcTCGTGGGAGTACTCATTTTAGGCTAGAGGGGAAAAATGGCATATCAACTGTTAAAACGCCCATATGGGCtcatttgtgtttacagtgtaGTTCGCACTTCAAGTTTATTAGTTATAGATTCATATCTCTCATTTCACTGTAAGGAATGATACCAATTATATGTAAAGATGAGGTTACTGTGCTATTGTCCATTACCTTATAGGAACACTCGAGCATATCACCAAACTGCGCGTCGTACGCTTTAGCTGAGCCATGCAGGTCGTGTGTGGCCCTCCAAGATTGGTCAATaacttttttcccttttttcccctCTCGTTTATACTGTTGTAGGTCACCAGAATTCGCCAACCAGGTTTGCGGATTGTATAAATTGCCTAGGATCGAACAAAAAATATTTCATTTGTAGCTTATTGTGGTTTCCGTTCCTCATGCAATGAAGTATGCAACCTTCAACTGCAACCTTCAACTGCAACCTTCAACTGTGGTCTTTGCGTCGCCTCAGTATCGTTCAGTCATCTTTTACCATGGTCCACACCAAATATATAGCATATATGTCAGAGTGTCAGCGTAGTCGACGTGTTGATTTCTTAATCCTGGGTCCTACAAAGAGTTTAGCAATCGACGTAAGTAAAGAGTTGTTGAGCTTTGCACGAAAACATTCGAATCGCTGGCGCTAAACCTAATTGACTGGTTCGATATAACTGGCCGGATTCCCAGCTAGGCAAGAAAGCAAACAGCTCAAATAAGAACCACGATGTATGCAAGCACTGCGTGCACAAATGGAGCGGCAACCGATAACTTATTTAGGATTGCGATCGTTCAAGACATATTATCCAGTTGAAGGTGCCTTAATTGCAGACTGCAGCGAAGACAGTCATAAATAAATTGGCGAACAAGTAGTTCCATTCGTGCTCTGCGTCCCGTGTCATGCTGGTTTATATACGCAGTGGCAGTGCAGCAAGTTTCTTTAGACCCATAATTAACTGTGACATGCACAAGTCTAATTATCTGTAACTCGTGCGGAAATCTTGAGAAACGGACAAATCCGAAGCTCCTTAAGTGCAGCTGGCCACACTATAGTAGAGCTCTACTTGCAGTAGTATGGCCACGTTATGGCTCTAATTCATCGGACGTCCGTCGATAGCTACGGCAACCTGGGAAGACGCGCCAAGGGACGACAGGCGCTGTCCCGTGTGGACCACCGCGACGGGCAGCGAATTCCCACCGCCACCGGTGTTTTCCCCTTTCCGCGACCGCTGCGCAAGGGCACGCGATGAAGCCGGCAGCAGCTTGCCGACACACACTTCGGACAGGGCGACAATGCACGCGAACGCCTGTCCGAAAAGCATCAGGTAGAAGATTGCTCCCACGTCCGTGAGCTTCATGGCTGCCACGACGGTCGTCGGCGCGCTCGCCGATTTACGCAGCGCCGACTCCATGGCGCGGCGCTTCCAGTCCTGGGGCAGCCCGGCCTCCCACAGCCAACGGAGCCTGTATGGACATGCACGTCGCTCAATCGGTGACTGAAAAGTAGTGTACCGAAAAACCATATTGGGGAAACATTTCGGAGCATAAGATGGGCGGGCACACGAGAGGAGACAAACAGCTGACAGGTGCCACCAACAACAACCCTTAAATGTCTAAGGACAGACAAGCAAATACGTATATACACGCGTACAAAGAAGATGGAAGAtggatcccggccgcggcggctacatttcgatgggggcgaaatgcgaaaacacccgtgtacttagatttaagtgcacgttaaagaaccccaggtggtcgaaatttccggagtcctccactacggcgtgcctcacaatcagaaagttgttttggcacgtaaaacctataATTGAAGATGGAAGTCGAGACAAAAAATAGACGCTTAGAGTACtggtgctaaaaaaaaaagcagggaagaggcTGATAAAACCGGAGTCATGGCTAGCGTAGTTAATGCATGGTACAGTATAGAAATAGCGATATGTTTTAGTGACGAAAGTAAAGATAGAGATCACACCGGCAAGACGCTACAcgatagatgtagtaaaacctgattagATTAAGCAGGAcaggtgactatttgtcgtcgccccgttccaaagcggATGCCAATAGACATCACCATCATTTCTCATCGATGGACGAACGAACCGGAAATGCCACGTTGGGAACACTTAACATATGTATACCGGCTACCACGTGCAAAAAGGAATACGGCCGTGCTTACTGACCGCAGGTGAATCTTCTTGATCAGGTCCTTGTCAAGCGTGCGCCGCACGAACATGGTGAACTCGTTGTTGAGGAAGTAGTCAGTGCCCATGTAGAACTCTCCCTCGAAGCCGTTCGGATAGATGCGCGCGACGGTCCAGTGGAGCAGGATGTCGTCGCAGAAGAAGATGGCTTTCTCCTCCAAAAGCAAATCGAAAGCTGGTTTGCTCAGGACCCAGCTGGCCGGTGCCACAGCCTTCCAGCGCTGCACTTGTCTCCAGAGGCGCTGATAGTCAGGCCGAGTTGAAGTCTGCAACGGCCATGATAGAATTAGGGGCCGTTTCAGTAGAGTACTTTGAAGCCAGTAGAGACTGACCAGCATTTAAAAGCATACAAAGGGTCCTTTGAACACTACTATGTAGCAGGCAATAGGGTGCTGCGCAGTTCCTAGGGCAGCACATAAACGGATACGCGCCAACTCTCCTGATTTGTCCGGGAGACTCCCAAATTCGGATCAATCCTCCCGATTTACGGACATGGCCATAATTCACCCCAAAGGCTGACTCAATCCTACCCcgaaaaaataaatacaaaaagaaaCGCATTATGCAGCACAGCCGCATGGTAATCACTATTATGCCCTACATAGCTAGCCGAAAAGAGATTTAGTATATCAAGCCATTTATGCGtcaaaagtgaaaaatgggcgGGTTGTCATTGAAGCATGACTAAATTCAGAGTCCAAACTACTGGGACACAAGCTAAGGCACAAGAAAAGACCAGGACACGGCGCTACTTGCAAATGAAAGTCTATTCGAAAGGGTAGAGACTTTATAAACCCGACATGTACAGTGTCATCAAACGTCATCAAACGAcataaaagcaaaaacaaaacaatgaagaTGGCTATTAATCGGTGTTAGCACGCCAAAAAAATTGCACCGTGTTAGGTCGTACCTAGAAAAGATATTTCAGTGTCATGATGCGCTATACAAACATGACTGACACACCCTGTCccctttttctttatctctttatCTCGTGGGCCTCTACAACTTCTCTTGTGGTTCGATCTTTGTACTTATGAAGGATTGTTGTATTTTCAAACTTGGGTGTGCATTTTCCTTGTGAATTACAGTGTTTTACGTGAATTGCAAGATGCGTGTGCGCAATCCCTTTTGTGGAATTCGAATGTTCCTTCAGCCTATAGTGTTAAGACAACGGCCAGTTTGACCCACATATGTTTTCCCGCACGAGAAAGGCACCGAATACACCACTGAAGTTGAGCATGAAACGAAATTGTTTGCACTATTTACACAGCAACCAGACCGATTGCTTACATCTGTAGTGCAGCTGCTCGATCTTTCACTACGCCTGCGCGAGGCTGAACAAATGGTGACGAGCTTGTTCTTCGCAGAGAAAACGGCACTCACGCCATAGCGAGACGCTAACTTTTTCAACCTATGCGACAGGCAGTGGACATAGGGGATGACGGCCAGCTTTTCCTTCTCAGTACCCCTAGCTTCATGTGTACGCTTTTTTCACTCCCTGCTTCCTTAATCCTTCGAACGATTTTTTCCCCGACGCAGATATGACGGACGGCTTGTGCGAACCCCGCCATCTGCGGAACCGGGCTACTTGGCCTGACACGCTTTCGCTTACTTTGTGGAGCTACGACTTCAACAAAGCGTTCCTTAGGCTAGACAGAGCAGTACCATTCTTGATCAACTTGGAGTGGGT
Encoded here:
- the LOC135910057 gene encoding glutamate receptor 3-like yields the protein MVFLAILLSIPLADGRSRLRIFADQLIDLIGNLFFEATPAPPEDSYSRWLTSFWWIVVMVVMTGFTGIMKASMMVKDQTGRINTLADVMARPEIRPFIISGSTYERLFSTSTRPDYQRLWRQVQRWKAVAPASWVLSKPAFDLLLEEKAIFFCDDILLHWTVARIYPNGFEGEFYMGTDYFLNNEFTMFVRRTLDKDLIKKIHLRLRWLWEAGLPQDWKRRAMESALRKSASAPTTVVAAMKLTDVGAIFYLMLFGQAFACIVALSEVCVGKLLPASSRALAQRSRKGENTGGGGNSLPVAVVHTGQRLSSLGASSQVAVAIDGRPMN